Proteins encoded together in one Riemerella anatipestifer window:
- the nosD gene encoding nitrous oxide reductase family maturation protein NosD yields the protein MMLLKRLLILFCLTTTLLSFAKTYFVGEGKRFSTIKSALQKANNGDTLMVYFGHYKEGNLNLDKSITLIGINYPVLDGEFRHEIVSFRSDYITLQGFKIINSGADEVRNIGAVRLYDSRFSVIRNNIFQNNYFGITVQRGERCLIENNKITTNRGISQESIGDGIHVWSSNEIWIKRNFISGHKDGIYLEKTNNSFIFKNLSLKNKRYGLHFMFSHNNVYTANVFRQNEAGVAVMYSRNVEMSYNKFLNNKGENVYGLLLKDLSFSKIKHNTFQNNSVGVFMDGSSKIDFYYNEFKDNGWGLRINANCIENKLFNNNFIANIFDVSTSGSIFLNTFKNNYWDKYEGYDIDKDGVGDIPFYPLSLYAVISEQNPMIMILFGTFFVELMNRSEKLMPSLTPDSFVDETPLIKRNNT from the coding sequence ATGATGCTTTTAAAACGATTACTAATTCTTTTTTGTCTTACAACTACCCTACTATCCTTTGCTAAAACCTATTTTGTAGGAGAAGGAAAGAGGTTTAGCACCATAAAATCAGCTCTCCAAAAAGCTAATAATGGAGACACGCTCATGGTTTATTTTGGACATTACAAAGAAGGTAATCTAAATTTAGATAAGTCAATCACCTTAATTGGCATCAATTACCCTGTATTGGACGGTGAGTTTAGACATGAAATAGTATCTTTTCGGTCAGATTACATCACTCTTCAAGGCTTTAAAATCATAAATTCTGGAGCTGATGAAGTCAGAAATATTGGAGCGGTAAGGTTATATGACAGTCGTTTTTCTGTTATCAGAAATAATATTTTTCAAAATAATTATTTTGGAATTACGGTTCAAAGAGGCGAAAGATGTTTGATTGAAAACAATAAAATTACTACTAATAGAGGGATTTCTCAGGAATCAATCGGAGATGGAATTCATGTATGGTCTAGTAATGAAATTTGGATTAAACGAAATTTCATCTCTGGACATAAAGATGGTATTTACCTAGAAAAAACAAACAACAGCTTCATTTTTAAAAACTTATCCTTAAAAAACAAACGCTACGGACTGCATTTTATGTTCTCACACAACAATGTTTATACTGCTAATGTTTTTAGACAAAATGAAGCTGGGGTTGCTGTAATGTATAGTAGGAATGTAGAAATGAGCTACAATAAATTTTTGAATAATAAGGGTGAAAATGTCTACGGACTTTTACTGAAAGATTTATCATTTAGTAAAATAAAACACAATACTTTTCAGAATAATTCCGTAGGTGTTTTTATGGATGGCTCCTCCAAAATTGATTTTTACTACAACGAATTTAAAGACAACGGTTGGGGACTAAGAATAAACGCTAATTGTATTGAAAATAAACTATTTAATAATAATTTTATAGCAAATATTTTTGATGTAAGTACCAGTGGCAGCATTTTTCTTAACACCTTTAAAAACAACTATTGGGATAAGTATGAGGGCTATGATATAGATAAAGATGGTGTAGGCGATATACCTTTTTACCCTCTAAGTCTTTACGCAGTAATATCAGAACAAAACCCTATGATAATGATTCTTTTCGGAACTTTTTTTGTGGAACTGATGAATCGTTCCGAAAAACTCATGCCAAGTCTTACACCTGATAGTTTTGTAGACGAAACTCCTTTGATAAAACGAAACAATACTTAA
- a CDS encoding c-type cytochrome encodes MKKLKLFLMSGAVLSALSCGGNNKPEDSVSVTSTETAQSNETPSTEGSYDPQVGLGKFNTSNVDVTKFDATMASEGEKLAEVKCISCHKPSDEKLVGPGWKGVTQRRTAPWIMNFITNPDPMIDKDPELQKQLEQCMVRMPNQSLSDQDARNILEYMRQIDGAK; translated from the coding sequence ATGAAAAAGCTTAAATTATTTTTAATGAGTGGGGCAGTTTTGTCCGCTTTATCATGCGGCGGAAACAATAAGCCTGAAGATAGTGTATCTGTAACCTCTACAGAAACAGCTCAAAGTAACGAAACACCTTCTACAGAAGGAAGCTATGACCCTCAAGTAGGGCTAGGCAAATTTAATACTAGTAATGTAGATGTAACCAAATTTGATGCAACCATGGCTTCCGAAGGTGAAAAACTTGCAGAAGTCAAGTGTATTTCTTGTCATAAACCAAGTGATGAGAAATTAGTAGGACCAGGCTGGAAAGGTGTAACCCAACGCCGCACCGCTCCTTGGATTATGAATTTTATTACTAATCCAGACCCAATGATTGACAAAGACCCTGAACTACAAAAACAACTAGAACAGTGTATGGTAAGAATGCCTAACCAAAGTTTAAGCGATCAAGATGCGAGAAATATATTGGAATATATGAGACAAATTGATGGTGCAAAATAA
- a CDS encoding RrF2 family transcriptional regulator: protein MFSKACEYGIRACAYITIESMQNRKVKVADVAKKVGTPEAFTAKILSALTKHNIVNSIKGPYGGFEIEEQRAKNIKIKDIVIAIDGHSILSSCSLGFSSCDESNPCPLHFKYVSVRNELCKMLDTTTLFEMAIDVKNKKSKLLEV, encoded by the coding sequence ATGTTCTCCAAAGCCTGTGAATACGGAATAAGAGCTTGTGCTTATATCACTATAGAGTCTATGCAAAATCGTAAGGTAAAGGTAGCAGACGTAGCCAAAAAGGTAGGCACACCTGAAGCGTTTACAGCAAAAATACTTAGTGCTCTTACCAAACATAACATCGTGAATTCTATAAAAGGACCATACGGTGGCTTTGAAATTGAAGAACAAAGAGCTAAGAATATTAAAATAAAAGATATTGTAATCGCAATAGATGGCCACTCTATACTTTCTTCATGTAGCCTAGGATTTTCTTCATGTGATGAGAGTAACCCATGCCCACTCCATTTTAAATATGTGAGTGTAAGAAATGAACTTTGCAAAATGCTAGATACAACCACACTTTTCGAAATGGCTATAGATGTAAAAAACAAAAAATCAAAATTATTAGAGGTTTAA
- a CDS encoding helix-turn-helix domain-containing protein, with translation MLGLTVETVIRTIKKMEKKGLLKILKGKVHY, from the coding sequence ATGCTAGGACTAACAGTAGAAACAGTAATAAGAACCATTAAAAAAATGGAAAAAAAAGGACTATTAAAAATATTGAAGGGAAAGGTTCACTATTAA
- a CDS encoding Crp/Fnr family transcriptional regulator produces the protein MSLEVDNYFIEKTNAVKKRYHKDDIIVEEGMISRFFYYLEQGDLCVYHFTEDGKEFLQHKVREHTFFGEPATLLEKPFPGTVKVTSEEALVIKIERAKFMEFLSSHLDWNIDFMKTIAAKALGRSDALKNIIFQNPEEKILNLLNNYKKGKKGRNAYKINKKRNGTDARTNSRNSNKNH, from the coding sequence ATGAGTCTAGAAGTAGACAACTATTTCATAGAAAAAACAAATGCTGTTAAAAAACGGTATCATAAAGATGACATCATAGTAGAAGAAGGAATGATATCTCGTTTTTTTTATTATCTAGAGCAAGGGGATTTGTGTGTGTATCATTTTACTGAAGATGGAAAAGAGTTTTTACAACATAAGGTAAGAGAACATACTTTTTTTGGTGAGCCTGCTACATTACTAGAAAAACCTTTCCCAGGAACAGTAAAGGTGACTTCAGAAGAGGCTCTAGTTATCAAAATTGAAAGAGCTAAATTCATGGAATTTCTCTCTTCACATCTTGATTGGAATATAGATTTTATGAAAACTATAGCCGCGAAAGCATTGGGTAGAAGTGATGCTCTAAAAAATATTATTTTTCAAAATCCTGAAGAAAAAATCCTGAATCTTTTAAATAATTATAAAAAAGGCAAAAAAGGAAGAAATGCTTATAAAATTAACAAGAAACGAAATGGCACAGATGCTAGGACTAACAGTAGAAACAGTAATAAGAACCATTAA
- the ric gene encoding iron-sulfur cluster repair di-iron protein, whose translation MNLQTKLIGEIVADDFRTATVFKKYKIDFCCKGDRTIAEACEKKNINPQKVYDDLAQIPSTEIAEIDFKSFPLDLLVDYVEKTHHRYVEEKIPILQAFLEKLCKVHGQRHPELLEIKTLFNKSAQDLSAHLKKEELILFPFIRVMVNTKISGKPFVAAPFGAVENPVNMMKHEHDTEGERFRKIATLTSDYTPPADACSTYKVTYAMLEEFENDLHRHIHIENNILFPNAIKLESELSN comes from the coding sequence ATGAATTTACAAACCAAACTAATCGGTGAAATAGTAGCAGACGACTTCAGAACGGCTACTGTATTTAAAAAATATAAAATAGACTTCTGCTGTAAAGGAGACCGCACCATTGCTGAAGCATGTGAGAAAAAAAATATAAACCCACAAAAGGTTTACGATGATTTGGCACAGATACCTTCTACAGAGATTGCTGAGATAGATTTCAAATCTTTCCCACTAGATCTTCTAGTAGATTATGTAGAAAAAACTCATCACCGCTATGTGGAAGAAAAAATCCCTATCCTACAAGCCTTTTTAGAAAAGCTTTGTAAAGTTCACGGACAAAGACACCCTGAACTTCTTGAGATAAAAACATTGTTTAATAAGTCAGCTCAAGATTTATCAGCTCATTTAAAAAAAGAAGAACTCATTCTCTTCCCTTTCATAAGAGTCATGGTAAATACCAAAATATCAGGAAAACCTTTTGTGGCAGCCCCTTTTGGAGCAGTAGAAAATCCAGTTAATATGATGAAGCACGAACACGATACAGAAGGCGAGCGTTTTAGAAAAATTGCTACACTAACATCTGATTATACACCACCTGCAGACGCTTGTAGCACATACAAAGTTACCTATGCTATGCTTGAAGAGTTTGAGAATGATTTGCATCGTCATATTCATATAGAAAACAATATTCTTTTCCCTAACGCAATAAAATTAGAAAGTGAACTTTCAAACTAA
- a CDS encoding IS1 family transposase (programmed frameshift) → MKCTKCQSSNKIKAGFARERQRYKCKDCGYFFSVEKKSDVKTLEQKRLALEMYLEGLGFRAIGRLLNISYGTVYQWVKKWGESVELPKNEVPIEIVELDEIHSYVQHKKNYCWSWIAVDRLRKRFISFISDKRDTKTFLKLWEQLKNRNINVFCSDYWKSYSELIPSERHVTSKAETFTVEGYNSRIRHYLARFKRKTKCYSKSKTMLENSLKLLFLKLNNELNIII, encoded by the exons ATGAAATGTACCAAATGTCAATCATCCAATAAGATTAAAGCAGGCTTTGCCAGAGAGCGACAGCGATATAAATGTAAAGATTGTGGCTATTTTTTCAGTGTTGAGAAAAAATCAGATGTAAAAACACTAGAACAAAAGCGTCTTGCTTTAGAAATGTATCTAGAAGGGTTAGGCTTTCGAGCCATTGGGAGGCTATTAAATATTAGCTATGGAACAGTTTATCAATGGGTTAAGAAATGGGGAGAATCTGTAGAGCTTCCAAAAAATGAAGTTCCTATTGAAATAGTGGAATTAGATGAGATTCACAGCTATGTACAGCATAAAAAAA ACTACTGTTGGAGCTGGATTGCTGTTGATAGACTTAGAAAAAGGTTCATCAGTTTTATTAGTGACAAACGGGACACAAAAACCTTCTTAAAACTTTGGGAGCAATTGAAAAACAGAAATATAAATGTTTTTTGTAGTGATTATTGGAAAAGTTATTCAGAGCTGATACCCAGTGAAAGACACGTAACCTCCAAAGCAGAAACCTTTACAGTGGAGGGATATAACAGTAGAATAAGGCATTATTTGGCGAGATTTAAAAGAAAAACAAAGTGTTACTCTAAGTCAAAAACAATGTTGGAAAATTCTTTAAAACTTTTGTTCTTGAAACTAAATAATGAATTGAATATAATAATTTAA
- a CDS encoding nitrous oxide reductase accessory protein NosL gives MKHYILTLLLAFITFTSFSCNNKNVEAIELGKDQCSHCKMTIQDSRYATELITEKGRIYKFDDLVCMEAYTRENSQKIGNAKLFVSDFLTSELFPLEKAFKITGGQVKSPMNGNIATFKNKNEAIKEAHRLQASVIN, from the coding sequence ATGAAACATTATATTTTAACATTATTATTAGCTTTTATCACATTCACTTCTTTTTCATGTAACAACAAAAATGTAGAAGCCATAGAACTAGGTAAAGACCAATGTTCACACTGTAAAATGACAATTCAAGATTCCCGATATGCCACCGAACTTATTACTGAAAAAGGCAGGATATACAAGTTTGATGATTTGGTATGTATGGAAGCCTACACAAGAGAAAATTCACAAAAAATAGGTAACGCCAAACTATTTGTTTCCGATTTTTTAACCTCAGAATTATTCCCTTTAGAAAAGGCATTCAAAATTACAGGGGGACAAGTAAAAAGCCCTATGAATGGTAATATAGCCACATTTAAAAATAAGAATGAAGCTATTAAAGAAGCCCATAGATTACAAGCTTCTGTAATTAATTAA
- the nosZ gene encoding Sec-dependent nitrous-oxide reductase, translated as MKINKILGYSALFLGSIYALESCKPKGTENAVAGDAAEKVYVAPGKHDEFYNFVSGGFNGQMGVYGLPSGRLLKVVPIFSVNPENGYGYSEETKPMLETSHGFIPWDDQHHLELSQTNGEVDGRWIFANANNTPRIARVDLSSFKTVEVLELPNSAGNHSSPFITENTEYVVAGTRFSVPTDDANGDVPINSFKENFKGVISFVKVDKTTGEMKLAFQIEAPGVNFDLSHAGKGKSHGWFFFSCYNSEQANSLLEVNASQFDKDFIMALDWKKAEKYVKAGKGRKVKTQYAHNKWNEETHTGSSKMEQEVTVLSAKELKDLCYFMPTPKSPHGCDIDPTGEYIVGSGKLAALIPVHSFSKMLNAIKNKEFAGEYDGIPILKYESTLHGEVQKPGLGPLHTEFDDKGYAYTSFFVSSEVVKWDIKTLKVLDRQPTFYSIGHLMIPGGDSKKPFGKYLVAYNKITKDRFLPTGPELAQSAQLYDISGDKMKLLLDFPTFGEPHYAQALPAKLIADKQVKFYDISKNKHPYVTKGEGESRVVRDGNKVHVYMTSIRSHFAPDNIEGIKVGDEVYFHVTNLEQDWDVPHGFAIKGAENAELLIMPGETCTLKWIPKKAGMFPMYCTDFCSALHQEMQGYVRVSPAGSSTPLLFSLNNKADNAQGPVKKAETK; from the coding sequence ATGAAGATAAATAAAATATTAGGCTATTCGGCACTATTTCTAGGGAGCATCTACGCCCTAGAAAGTTGTAAACCCAAAGGGACGGAAAATGCTGTAGCTGGTGATGCAGCAGAAAAAGTATATGTGGCACCGGGTAAACATGACGAATTTTATAATTTTGTCAGCGGTGGTTTTAACGGACAAATGGGAGTCTATGGTTTACCTAGCGGGAGATTACTAAAAGTAGTTCCTATATTCTCCGTAAATCCCGAAAATGGCTATGGTTACAGTGAAGAAACTAAGCCCATGTTAGAAACTTCACATGGTTTTATTCCTTGGGATGACCAGCATCACCTTGAACTTTCACAAACCAATGGAGAAGTTGATGGGCGTTGGATTTTTGCTAACGCTAATAACACACCTCGCATCGCAAGAGTAGACCTTTCTAGCTTTAAAACAGTAGAAGTTTTAGAGCTACCAAACTCCGCAGGAAATCATTCATCTCCTTTTATTACAGAAAATACAGAGTATGTAGTAGCTGGAACTCGTTTTTCTGTACCTACTGATGATGCTAATGGTGATGTACCCATTAATAGTTTTAAAGAAAATTTTAAAGGCGTAATTTCCTTTGTAAAAGTAGATAAAACAACAGGAGAAATGAAACTGGCTTTTCAAATAGAAGCCCCTGGAGTTAATTTCGACTTATCTCATGCAGGCAAAGGTAAATCTCATGGCTGGTTTTTCTTCTCTTGTTATAATTCAGAGCAGGCTAATAGCCTATTAGAAGTTAACGCTTCTCAATTTGACAAAGATTTCATCATGGCTTTAGACTGGAAAAAAGCAGAAAAATATGTGAAAGCAGGTAAAGGGAGAAAGGTAAAAACCCAATACGCACACAACAAATGGAATGAGGAAACCCATACAGGTAGTTCTAAAATGGAACAAGAAGTAACGGTGCTGTCAGCTAAAGAACTTAAAGATTTATGCTACTTTATGCCAACACCTAAATCACCACATGGGTGTGATATAGACCCTACAGGTGAGTATATTGTAGGTTCGGGTAAATTAGCAGCTCTGATTCCTGTACATAGCTTCAGTAAAATGCTGAATGCTATCAAAAACAAAGAGTTTGCTGGAGAATATGACGGCATTCCTATTCTAAAATACGAATCTACCCTACACGGAGAAGTTCAAAAACCTGGTTTAGGTCCTCTTCATACAGAATTTGATGATAAAGGTTATGCTTATACTTCATTCTTTGTTTCTTCGGAGGTTGTAAAATGGGATATCAAAACTCTCAAAGTTTTAGATCGTCAACCTACATTCTATTCCATAGGACATTTAATGATTCCAGGGGGAGACTCTAAGAAGCCTTTCGGTAAATATTTGGTAGCTTATAACAAAATTACCAAAGATAGATTTTTACCTACAGGTCCAGAACTAGCTCAGTCTGCACAGTTATATGACATTAGTGGTGATAAGATGAAACTTTTACTAGACTTCCCTACATTTGGAGAGCCTCATTACGCACAAGCTCTTCCTGCAAAACTCATCGCAGATAAACAAGTAAAATTCTATGATATTTCTAAAAACAAACACCCTTATGTAACCAAAGGTGAAGGTGAATCTAGAGTAGTTAGAGATGGTAATAAAGTTCATGTTTACATGACCTCCATCCGTTCTCATTTTGCTCCTGATAATATTGAGGGTATTAAAGTTGGTGATGAAGTTTATTTCCATGTAACCAATCTGGAACAAGACTGGGATGTCCCTCATGGATTTGCGATTAAAGGTGCAGAAAATGCAGAACTCCTTATTATGCCTGGAGAAACTTGCACGCTTAAGTGGATTCCCAAAAAAGCAGGAATGTTCCCTATGTACTGTACTGACTTCTGCTCTGCTCTACACCAAGAAATGCAAGGCTATGTAAGAGTTTCACCAGCAGGAAGTTCAACACCTCTGTTGTTTAGCCTTAACAATAAAGCAGACAACGCCCAAGGTCCAGTAAAAAAAGCTGAAACTAAATAA
- a CDS encoding c-type cytochrome has translation MKKILVYTLGIIAIIGCNQKDEQKENSLAKESNIMLEEPAPKENTNLPNKDEGLVLIEGADCLGCHKVDTKLVGPSYQDIANKYTDADIDMLAKKIVEGGKGNWGEVPMTPHSGMSEENAKKMVKYILSLKP, from the coding sequence ATGAAAAAAATATTGGTTTATACACTAGGTATTATAGCTATCATTGGGTGTAATCAAAAAGATGAACAGAAAGAAAATAGTCTAGCTAAAGAAAGTAATATTATGCTTGAAGAACCAGCTCCTAAAGAAAATACAAATTTACCTAACAAAGACGAAGGATTGGTACTTATAGAAGGAGCGGATTGTTTAGGATGTCATAAAGTGGACACCAAATTGGTAGGGCCTTCCTATCAGGATATAGCAAATAAATACACTGATGCAGATATTGATATGCTTGCAAAAAAAATAGTTGAAGGAGGGAAGGGGAATTGGGGAGAGGTTCCAATGACTCCACACTCTGGTATGAGTGAAGAAAATGCAAAAAAAATGGTAAAATATATCCTGAGTCTAAAACCATAG